A window from Solanum stenotomum isolate F172 chromosome 5, ASM1918654v1, whole genome shotgun sequence encodes these proteins:
- the LOC125864686 gene encoding protein PSK SIMULATOR 1-like isoform X2 translates to MVGFAKMGWRSSDNNKSSKTGDDINKMGILSFETAKIMSRLLCLYKSLSESEISNLKTEMKSGGVSYLNSKDEGFLLSLACAERLEDLDKATAAVARLGHKCSDFGLNRFDLVYTDLKLGIIDFGKLEYGSKDIEKRVFKMEKLINATSGLYAALENLAELEVSERKMKQWKERKASGQLQKVNLDMFNQKIEQQRKQVRQFREKSLWNQTFDKSVGHMARIVCIIYARICVVFGPYIPILPSLSLRNMRSSQPKEILKFQPENCLIEPIREQIISRSGPIPMTSKPTLVRFYSRKSIFFLCEDEGFGADKLAKNNRVFHAAGPLTVGGAGLALLYANVITLVEKYSNPSESVDLNSRENLYQMLPGNLKKTVRSKLSKNLKCMDEDELLAEGWRDALKQIMEWLAPMAHNTINWQLERNLEKTKFDIKPSVLLLQTLHYSDKEKTEAAIADILVGLSCICKCENRQWSES, encoded by the exons ATGGTTGGTTTCGCGAAAATGGGTTGGCGCAGTTCCGACAACAATAAGAGCTCAAAAACAGGAGATGATATCAACAAAATGGGGATTTTATCATTTGAGACGGCGAAAATCATGTCAAGATTGCTCTGTTTATACAAGTCTCTATCTGAGTCTGAGATTTCAAATCTCAAAACAGAGATGAAGTCAGGTGGGGTATCGTATTTGAATTCGAAAGACGAAGGATTTCTGTTAAGCCTCGCGTGTGCTGAGAGGCTTGAAGATCTTGATAAAGCCACAGCAGCTGTAGCTAGATTAGGCCATAAATGCTCTGATTTTGGCCTAAATCGATTTGATCTTGTGTATACGGATTTGAAGTTGGGGATTATTGATTTTGGGAAATTAGAATACGGATCGAAAGATATTGAGAAACGAGTTTTTAAAATGGAGAAATTGATTAATGCTACATCTGGATTGTACGCGGCGTTGGAGAATTTAGCAGAATTGGAAGTATCAGAACGGAAAATGAAACAATGGAAGGAACGAAAAGCATCAGGGCAATTGCAGAAAGTGAATTTAGATATGTTTAATCAGAAAATTGAACAACAGAGGAAACAAGTTCGTCAATTTAGAGAAAAATCTTTATGGAATCAAACATTTGATAAAAGTGTTGGTCACATGGCGCGAATCGTCTGCATAATATATGCTCGTATTTGTGTTGTGTTTGGACCTTACATACCCATTCTTCCTTCACTATCGTTGCGTAATATGCGTTCATCTCAGCCGAAAGAGATTCTCAAATTCCAGCCTGAAAATTGTCTGATTGAGCCAATTAGGGAACAGATCATTTCGCGGTCTGGACCAATCCCCATGACGTCTAAGCCAACTCTGGTTCGATTTTACAGCAGAAAATCGATATTTTTCCTATGTGAAGATGAAGGTTTTGGGGCGGATAAATTGGCGAAAAACAACAGGGTGTTTCACGCTGCAGGGCCTTTAACTGTAGGAGGTGCAGGGCTAGCGTTGCTTTATGCTAATGTGATCACATTAGTAGAGAAGTATTCGAATCCATCTGAATCCGTAGACCTTAATTCACGAGAAAATTTGTACCAAATGTTGCCAGGGAAC CTGAAGAAAACAGTGAGATCGAAATTGAGCAAGAATTTGAAGTGTATGGATGAGGACGAGTTGTTAGCTGAGGGATGGAGGGATGCATTGAAGCAAATTATGGAATGGTTAGCGCCAATGGCTCATAACACTATCAATTGGCAGCTTGAAAGGAATTTAGAGAAGACAAAGTTCGATATCAAACCTTCTGTTTTGTTGCTGCAAACATTGCATTATTCGGATAAAGAGAAGACGGAAGCTGCCATTGCTGATATTTTAGTCGGATTGAGTTGCATTTGCAAGTGTGAGAATCGACAATGGAGCGAATCATGA
- the LOC125864686 gene encoding protein PSK SIMULATOR 1-like isoform X1 — MVGFAKMGWRSSDNNKSSKTGDDINKMGILSFETAKIMSRLLCLYKSLSESEISNLKTEMKSGGVSYLNSKDEGFLLSLACAERLEDLDKATAAVARLGHKCSDFGLNRFDLVYTDLKLGIIDFGKLEYGSKDIEKRVFKMEKLINATSGLYAALENLAELEVSERKMKQWKERKASGQLQKVNLDMFNQKIEQQRKQVRQFREKSLWNQTFDKSVGHMARIVCIIYARICVVFGPYIPILPSLSLRNMRSSQPKEILKFQPENCLIEPIREQIISRSGPIPMTSKPTLVRFYSRKSIFFLCEDEGFGADKLAKNNRVFHAAGPLTVGGAGLALLYANVITLVEKYSNPSESVDLNSRENLYQMLPGNLKKTVRSKLSKNLKCMDEDESLAEGWRDALKQIMEWLAPMAHNTINWQLERNLEKTKFDIKPSVLLLQTLHYSDKEKTEAAIADILVGLSCICKCENRQWSES; from the coding sequence ATGGTTGGTTTCGCGAAAATGGGTTGGCGCAGTTCCGACAACAATAAGAGCTCAAAAACAGGAGATGATATCAACAAAATGGGGATTTTATCATTTGAGACGGCGAAAATCATGTCAAGATTGCTCTGTTTATACAAGTCTCTATCTGAGTCTGAGATTTCAAATCTCAAAACAGAGATGAAGTCAGGTGGGGTATCGTATTTGAATTCGAAAGACGAAGGATTTCTGTTAAGCCTCGCGTGTGCTGAGAGGCTTGAAGATCTTGATAAAGCCACAGCAGCTGTAGCTAGATTAGGCCATAAATGCTCTGATTTTGGCCTAAATCGATTTGATCTTGTGTATACGGATTTGAAGTTGGGGATTATTGATTTTGGGAAATTAGAATACGGATCGAAAGATATTGAGAAACGAGTTTTTAAAATGGAGAAATTGATTAATGCTACATCTGGATTGTACGCGGCGTTGGAGAATTTAGCAGAATTGGAAGTATCAGAACGGAAAATGAAACAATGGAAGGAACGAAAAGCATCAGGGCAATTGCAGAAAGTGAATTTAGATATGTTTAATCAGAAAATTGAACAACAGAGGAAACAAGTTCGTCAATTTAGAGAAAAATCTTTATGGAATCAAACATTTGATAAAAGTGTTGGTCACATGGCGCGAATCGTCTGCATAATATATGCTCGTATTTGTGTTGTGTTTGGACCTTACATACCCATTCTTCCTTCACTATCGTTGCGTAATATGCGTTCATCTCAGCCGAAAGAGATTCTCAAATTCCAGCCTGAAAATTGTCTGATTGAGCCAATTAGGGAACAGATCATTTCGCGGTCTGGACCAATCCCCATGACGTCTAAGCCAACTCTGGTTCGATTTTACAGCAGAAAATCGATATTTTTCCTATGTGAAGATGAAGGTTTTGGGGCGGATAAATTGGCGAAAAACAACAGGGTGTTTCACGCTGCAGGGCCTTTAACTGTAGGAGGTGCAGGGCTAGCGTTGCTTTATGCTAATGTGATCACATTAGTAGAGAAGTATTCGAATCCATCTGAATCCGTAGACCTTAATTCACGAGAAAATTTGTACCAAATGTTGCCAGGGAACCTGAAGAAAACAGTGAGATCGAAATTGAGCAAGAATTTGAAGTGTATGGATGAGGACGAGTCGTTGGCCGAGGGGTGGAGGGATGCATTGAAGCAAATTATGGAATGGTTAGCGCCAATGGCTCATAACACTATCAATTGGCAGCTTGAAAGGAATTTAGAGAAGACAAAGTTCGATATCAAGCCTTCTGTTTTGTTGCTGCAAACATTGCATTATTCGGATAAAGAGAAGACGGAAGCTGCCATTGCTGATATTTTAGTCGGATTGAGTTGCATTTGCAAGTGTGAGAATCGACAATGGAGCGAATCGTGA